Proteins encoded by one window of Antechinus flavipes isolate AdamAnt ecotype Samford, QLD, Australia chromosome 4, AdamAnt_v2, whole genome shotgun sequence:
- the SRSF3 gene encoding serine/arginine-rich splicing factor 3, with protein sequence MHRDSCPLDCKVYVGNLGNNGNKTELERAFGYYGPLRSVWVARNPPGFAFVEFEDPRDAADAVRELDGRTLCGCRVRVELSNGEKRSRNRGPPPSWGRRPRDDYRRRSPPPRRRSPRRRSFSRSRSRSLSRDRRRERSLSRERNHKPSRSFSRSRSRSRSNERK encoded by the exons ATGCATCGTGACTCTTGTCCACTGGACTGTAAGGTTTATGTAGGTAACCTTGGTAACAATGGCAACAAGACTGAATTGGAGCGAGCTTTTGGATATTATGGGCCACTCCGAAGTGTGTGGGTTGCAAGAAATCCTCCCGGCTTTGCTTTTGTTGAATTTGAAGATCCCAGAGATGCAGCTGATGCTGTTAGAGAACTAGATGGAAg aacaCTTTGTGGTTGCCGAGTAAGGGTGGAACTGTCGAATGGGGAGAAAAGAAGTCGGAATCGTGGTCCTCCACCTTCTTGGGGTCGTCGCCCACGGGATGATTATCGGAGAAGAAGTCCTCCACCCCGTCGCAG ATCACCACGAAGAAGAAGCTTTTCTCGCAGCCGGAGCAG GTCCCTTTCAAGAgatagaagaagagagagatcacTGTCACGGGAGAGAAATCATAAGCCTTCTCGTTCCTTTTCCAGGTCTCGCAG TCGCTCTAGgtcaaatgaaaggaaatag